From the Carboxydocella sporoproducens DSM 16521 genome, one window contains:
- a CDS encoding glycosyltransferase family 4 protein codes for MPFFLALALTWASMPLVMELAEKMGAVAQPGGRHIHARPIPRLGGLGIALGLFIGWPLAVGLDSRLAGLILSSLWLVLLGIIDDWRGMKAWHKLLGQLAAALILVGYGFYSQWAVNPFGGLFYIDGLGAVFSILWVVGLINTINLTDGLDGLAGGITLFASLFLALLFAGAGEWRAARLALVLAGAVLGFLFYNFHPARIFLGDTGSMLLGFTLAAITLEGMAGALSLVRILVPVLILALPISDVLLAIIRRRANGQGVFVPDRGHLHHRLLDWGLSQRQAVLVLYGGTCSLGLLAIGLSGINLYYSFTALLAGGIILRWLYGQRREVA; via the coding sequence ATGCCTTTTTTCCTGGCACTGGCTTTGACCTGGGCATCAATGCCCCTGGTTATGGAATTAGCCGAAAAAATGGGGGCGGTGGCCCAACCGGGAGGACGTCATATTCATGCCCGGCCTATACCCCGCCTGGGGGGACTGGGAATAGCTCTGGGCCTGTTTATTGGCTGGCCCCTGGCGGTAGGGCTGGATTCCCGGCTGGCAGGGCTGATTTTAAGCAGTTTGTGGCTGGTATTACTGGGCATAATCGATGACTGGCGGGGGATGAAAGCCTGGCATAAACTGCTGGGCCAGCTGGCTGCGGCCCTGATTCTGGTGGGCTATGGTTTTTACAGTCAGTGGGCTGTGAATCCTTTTGGTGGCCTGTTCTATATTGATGGCCTGGGAGCGGTATTTTCTATCCTCTGGGTCGTCGGTCTGATCAATACTATTAACCTGACTGATGGTTTAGATGGACTGGCAGGCGGGATTACCCTTTTTGCCAGCCTTTTTCTGGCCTTGCTTTTTGCCGGGGCCGGGGAATGGCGGGCGGCCCGGCTGGCCCTGGTGCTGGCCGGGGCGGTACTGGGCTTTCTCTTTTATAACTTCCATCCAGCCCGCATTTTTCTCGGGGATACAGGCAGTATGTTGCTAGGATTTACCCTGGCGGCCATAACTCTGGAAGGAATGGCTGGTGCCCTCTCCCTGGTACGCATTCTGGTGCCGGTGCTTATCCTGGCCTTGCCCATCAGTGATGTCCTGCTGGCGATTATCCGGCGGCGGGCCAACGGGCAGGGCGTTTTTGTCCCCGATCGGGGGCATTTGCATCACCGTCTGCTGGATTGGGGTTTAAGCCAGCGGCAGGCGGTACTGGTCCTCTATGGCGGAACTTGCAGTCTGGGTTTACTGGCTATCGGCCTGTCAGGCATCAATCTCTATTACTCTTTTACTGCCCTCCTGGCAGGAGGCATCATCTTGCGCTGGCTCTATGGCCAGAGAAGGGAGGTAGCCTGA
- a CDS encoding CBS domain-containing protein, translating into MLIAEIMTPQPVSISADAQVGQALELMRTHSVRHLPVITREGKLVGLLSETDILRLFPRKELNKYEANLLSRTPVRQIMKTDPHFIEPTATVEAAAHLFASCHLDCLPVVENQRLVGIITETDVFRIFATAFGFAEPGTRVTIAISPRKGFLASLVTALDRYNLRVEKLVVLPDEIVLKLAQEDKELVKRALSEAGFQVIHLTSDPLACPWT; encoded by the coding sequence ATGCTAATTGCAGAGATCATGACACCCCAGCCGGTCAGCATCAGTGCTGATGCCCAGGTGGGACAGGCCCTGGAATTGATGCGCACTCACAGTGTTCGCCATTTGCCGGTAATCACCAGGGAGGGCAAACTGGTAGGTCTGCTCAGTGAAACCGATATCCTGCGCCTTTTTCCGCGCAAGGAATTGAATAAGTATGAAGCCAACTTGCTGAGCCGGACCCCGGTCCGACAAATCATGAAAACCGATCCCCATTTTATTGAACCAACCGCCACGGTTGAAGCAGCAGCCCATCTCTTTGCCAGCTGCCATCTGGATTGCCTGCCTGTGGTGGAAAACCAGCGCCTGGTAGGTATTATCACCGAAACCGATGTTTTTCGCATTTTTGCCACCGCCTTCGGTTTTGCCGAACCCGGTACCCGGGTAACTATTGCCATCAGTCCCCGCAAAGGATTTCTGGCCAGTCTGGTTACCGCCCTTGACCGGTACAATCTCCGGGTGGAAAAACTGGTGGTCTTGCCCGATGAAATTGTTCTCAAACTGGCTCAGGAGGATAAAGAGCTGGTAAAACGAGCCCTCAGCGAAGCCGGTTTTCAGGTCATCCATCTTACCAGTGATCCGCTGGCCTGTCCCTGGACTTAA
- a CDS encoding Crp/Fnr family transcriptional regulator → MELTGKHLRRLPLFAGLPEEALNELAKLVRVRNYKKDMLIFLEGEPGEGLHFVQQGKVKIYKMASDGKEQILHFRQPGDIFAEVTLFDGGPYPASAETIEESQIGIIRNADLYQWLEHHPSLTVQLLKDMAKKLREAQQRLVELVQKDTYGRVASTLLRLAESFGSECAVCKESTVINLYLDRQELANYAGTSRETATRILQDLARSGIIKLEGKKITILKQKELERWL, encoded by the coding sequence GTGGAGCTGACAGGTAAACATTTGCGCCGTCTGCCGCTTTTTGCCGGTTTGCCGGAAGAGGCCCTGAACGAACTAGCCAAACTGGTGAGGGTGAGGAATTATAAAAAAGACATGCTGATTTTTCTGGAAGGGGAGCCCGGAGAGGGTTTGCATTTTGTCCAGCAGGGGAAAGTAAAAATCTACAAAATGGCCAGTGATGGCAAGGAACAGATTTTGCATTTCCGTCAGCCCGGTGATATTTTCGCCGAAGTTACCCTTTTTGATGGCGGGCCTTATCCAGCTTCGGCGGAAACGATTGAGGAAAGCCAGATTGGCATTATCCGTAATGCTGATCTTTACCAGTGGCTGGAACATCATCCCTCCCTGACGGTGCAGTTGCTGAAGGACATGGCCAAAAAACTCAGGGAAGCCCAGCAACGGCTGGTGGAACTGGTTCAGAAAGACACCTACGGTCGGGTTGCTTCTACCTTACTAAGGCTCGCCGAAAGTTTCGGCAGTGAGTGTGCAGTTTGCAAGGAAAGCACAGTCATTAACCTCTACCTGGACCGTCAGGAACTGGCCAATTATGCTGGCACTTCCCGGGAGACGGCAACCCGGATTTTGCAGGACCTGGCCCGCAGTGGAATCATTAAACTGGAAGGCAAAAAAATCACCATTCTCAAACAAAAGGAACTGGAACGCTGGTTGTAG
- a CDS encoding LCP family protein, with protein MRRTLGILLIFILFGAGIWWYREGKISPPISGQAVRKPQLPGFTVLLVGLDKRPHDPTPRSDSIIAVRVDSEKKQIGALSIPRDTRVLQPDGVMGRINRVYFKWKIDGLLLAVNHLLGTAIERYIITDIAGLAQVVDALGGVTIYVEKDMYWRDDLGEINLKKGWHRLNGQQAAGYARFRHDPQADIGRTRRQQKLLQAIWQEARKPQNLGRLPQVWLKINQAVTSNLSWQEKSQLAEAFLTIEGYQVKTATLPGRPAYIGGASYWLVERAAVEKSVKEILGR; from the coding sequence ATGCGGCGTACGCTGGGGATATTGCTGATTTTCATCCTTTTTGGGGCAGGAATCTGGTGGTACCGGGAAGGGAAAATTTCTCCTCCCATTAGCGGTCAGGCAGTACGTAAACCCCAGCTACCGGGTTTTACCGTGCTTCTGGTAGGACTGGACAAGCGCCCTCACGATCCTACCCCTCGCAGTGACTCCATTATCGCCGTGCGGGTGGATTCCGAGAAAAAGCAGATTGGCGCTCTTTCCATTCCCCGCGATACCCGGGTATTGCAGCCTGATGGTGTGATGGGGAGAATTAACCGGGTCTATTTCAAATGGAAAATCGATGGGTTGTTGCTGGCAGTTAATCACCTGCTGGGTACTGCTATTGAACGCTATATTATCACTGATATAGCAGGATTGGCTCAGGTAGTAGATGCCCTGGGAGGGGTAACTATCTATGTGGAAAAAGATATGTACTGGCGGGATGACCTGGGGGAAATCAATCTCAAAAAAGGCTGGCACAGACTCAATGGTCAGCAGGCTGCGGGCTATGCCCGTTTTCGCCATGACCCCCAGGCAGACATCGGCCGCACCCGGCGACAGCAAAAACTGCTCCAGGCTATCTGGCAGGAAGCCAGAAAGCCGCAAAACCTGGGGCGGCTGCCTCAGGTCTGGCTGAAAATCAATCAGGCGGTGACCAGCAATCTATCCTGGCAGGAAAAAAGCCAGCTGGCTGAGGCTTTTTTGACTATCGAGGGTTACCAGGTCAAAACGGCTACTCTGCCGGGCCGGCCGGCTTATATCGGTGGAGCCAGTTACTGGCTGGTGGAGAGAGCGGCAGTTGAAAAAAGTGTAAAAGAAATTTTAGGCAGATAA
- a CDS encoding HD-GYP domain-containing protein: MKRKMSLVKQFSISSFIVISLLGVVLALTFSVFFEKQVLNVSAERTADLVNIIVSYSLRPEDFSQPMSGPRLDAIDTVIRENITNEPEMKLVKIWNTQGQIIYSNKGDLIGQSFPKESDLKEALAGKIVAEIADMQKPENQIDELDPSRRYIEVYVPIRDKASGQTLGVFEVYREADNIYEYIANGQKFGRFFIGISFLVLYLSLYQIVKRAAKTIEEQNVAIRRLTSRLDETMAAQEAIHVGTIKALMSALDAKDHYTAGHCMRVTDYALLLGRAVNLPQERLDLLEEAALFHDIGKIGIPEQILNKKDSLTTEEFEEMKKHPVIGAEIIASTRVFAEHAELVRHHHERYDGRGYPDGLKGEEIPIEARIMAIADTYDAMTSDRPYRSRMSKEKAINILLDCRGTQFDPQLVDVFVELIR; this comes from the coding sequence ATGAAAAGAAAGATGTCTCTAGTTAAGCAATTCAGTATCTCCAGTTTTATTGTCATCAGTTTGCTGGGAGTGGTGCTGGCTCTTACCTTTTCCGTTTTTTTCGAAAAACAGGTACTGAATGTGTCGGCAGAACGGACAGCTGATCTGGTCAATATCATTGTTTCCTATTCCTTGCGGCCGGAGGATTTCAGCCAGCCTATGAGCGGCCCTCGTCTGGATGCTATCGATACTGTGATCAGGGAAAATATTACTAATGAACCGGAAATGAAACTGGTAAAAATCTGGAATACCCAGGGGCAAATTATTTATTCCAATAAAGGGGACTTGATCGGTCAGAGTTTCCCGAAGGAAAGTGATCTGAAAGAAGCGCTGGCAGGAAAGATAGTTGCGGAAATAGCTGATATGCAGAAACCGGAAAACCAGATAGATGAGCTGGATCCATCCAGGCGCTATATAGAGGTTTATGTTCCCATCCGCGATAAAGCTTCTGGTCAGACGCTGGGCGTATTTGAGGTTTATCGGGAAGCGGATAATATCTACGAGTATATTGCCAATGGGCAAAAATTCGGTCGTTTCTTCATTGGCATCAGCTTTCTGGTCTTATATTTATCTCTGTACCAGATTGTTAAGCGGGCAGCTAAAACCATTGAGGAACAAAATGTGGCCATTCGGCGCCTGACCAGTCGTCTGGATGAGACCATGGCGGCCCAGGAGGCCATCCATGTAGGTACCATTAAAGCTCTGATGAGTGCCCTGGATGCCAAGGATCATTATACTGCCGGGCATTGCATGCGGGTGACTGACTATGCCCTTTTACTGGGGAGAGCTGTTAATTTGCCTCAGGAGCGTCTGGATTTGCTGGAAGAAGCCGCCCTTTTCCATGACATCGGCAAAATCGGTATTCCCGAGCAAATTCTGAACAAAAAGGATTCCCTGACCACGGAAGAATTTGAAGAAATGAAAAAACACCCGGTAATTGGTGCCGAAATCATTGCCTCTACCAGGGTATTTGCTGAACATGCCGAACTGGTCCGCCATCACCATGAGCGTTATGACGGGCGAGGTTATCCTGATGGGCTGAAAGGAGAGGAAATTCCCATTGAGGCCAGGATTATGGCCATAGCTGATACCTATGATGCCATGACCAGTGACCGGCCTTATCGCAGCCGGATGTCAAAGGAAAAGGCGATTAATATTTTGCTGGATTGCCGGGGTACCCAGTTTGACCCGCAACTGGTAGATGTTTTTGTGGAATTGATCCGTTAA
- a CDS encoding TIM barrel protein, with protein sequence MKIRFGAAGNPDSFYAAGYRSSLQMPAYLASLGLNAYEYQLSRGVRISEKMARQLGEEAVKHDVLLSVHAPYYINFASPDPQIQASSREHLLKSVEAARWLGAQRVVFHPGGAARMERETAVQLVKERLQEVIAILEDRGWTDVYLCPETMGKKNQVGTLAEVIEFCQFSPMLLPCVDFGHLNALLQGELETEAGMNRVLEDLAAGLGPDVLSKLHVHFSPVEYTTGGEKRHATVADGIPPDFRWLVPGLKAWKATPVIICESAGTQAEDACHYRDLYLEG encoded by the coding sequence TTGAAAATCCGATTTGGTGCGGCAGGCAACCCTGATTCCTTTTATGCTGCCGGTTACAGGTCTTCGCTGCAGATGCCTGCCTATCTGGCCAGTCTGGGTCTGAATGCCTATGAGTATCAGCTCAGCCGCGGGGTACGGATTTCGGAAAAGATGGCCAGGCAGCTGGGGGAAGAAGCGGTTAAGCATGATGTTCTCCTTAGTGTTCATGCTCCCTATTACATTAATTTTGCCTCACCGGATCCGCAAATTCAGGCCAGTTCCCGGGAACACCTGCTCAAGTCAGTAGAAGCAGCCCGCTGGCTGGGAGCACAACGGGTGGTATTTCATCCCGGCGGAGCGGCCCGGATGGAGCGGGAAACGGCGGTACAACTGGTAAAAGAGAGGCTACAAGAGGTTATCGCCATACTGGAAGACCGGGGCTGGACGGATGTTTATCTTTGCCCGGAAACCATGGGCAAGAAAAACCAGGTGGGCACTCTGGCGGAAGTGATTGAATTTTGCCAGTTCAGCCCCATGCTATTGCCCTGTGTGGATTTTGGTCACCTCAATGCCCTCTTGCAGGGAGAGCTGGAGACGGAAGCGGGCATGAATCGGGTACTGGAGGACCTGGCAGCTGGTCTGGGCCCGGATGTGCTGAGCAAGTTGCATGTACATTTCAGTCCGGTGGAGTACACAACCGGTGGAGAAAAACGGCATGCTACTGTAGCGGATGGAATTCCTCCGGATTTTCGCTGGCTGGTTCCGGGATTGAAGGCATGGAAAGCAACTCCGGTGATTATCTGCGAATCAGCGGGGACCCAGGCGGAAGATGCCTGTCATTATCGCGACCTCTATCTTGAGGGATAA
- a CDS encoding ArsB/NhaD family transporter, translating into MIGKMELATGIFLLTYALIVAEKLPRTAVALAGGLAMILLGLETQEQGLHHVDFNTLGLLIGMMIIVGIIRKTGVFEYLALTSVRLAKGRPLALLVYLSLLTAGASAFLDNVTTVLLVAPVTFTLCREMGISPIPFLISEIIASNVGGTATLIGDPPNIMIGSAVKELSFLDFMLHLGPVAIIVMAVTLPILVLIYRRQLVIDEETRQRLLQLDPARELKKGPLLYQSLGVLALTILGFFLHQVFHIESATIAMGGAVLLLLLSRIDLEEAFHTVEWGTIFFFVGLFALVGGLVETGVISRLAQWTLTVTSGDTELAAGLILWVAAIASAFVDNIPFVATMIPLIKEVGLTGGIANLEPLWWSLALGACLGGNGTLVGASANVIVAGMAESQGKPIGFLRFMLVAFPLMLLSIVISHIYITWRYF; encoded by the coding sequence ATGATAGGGAAAATGGAACTGGCGACGGGAATTTTTCTTCTCACGTATGCTCTGATTGTGGCGGAAAAACTGCCACGAACAGCTGTAGCCCTGGCCGGTGGCCTGGCTATGATTTTGCTGGGTTTAGAGACCCAGGAGCAGGGGTTACATCATGTGGATTTTAATACCCTTGGCTTATTGATCGGGATGATGATCATTGTGGGGATTATTCGCAAAACCGGAGTTTTTGAGTATCTGGCCCTGACATCTGTGCGGCTGGCAAAGGGGCGGCCGTTAGCTTTGCTGGTTTACCTGAGTCTTTTAACTGCAGGGGCTTCCGCTTTTCTGGATAATGTCACCACGGTTTTGCTGGTAGCACCTGTTACCTTTACTCTCTGCCGGGAAATGGGGATCAGCCCTATACCCTTTCTCATCAGCGAGATCATCGCTTCTAACGTAGGTGGAACGGCGACTCTCATCGGGGACCCACCCAACATTATGATTGGTAGTGCCGTCAAGGAGCTGAGTTTCCTTGATTTCATGCTGCACCTTGGCCCGGTGGCGATTATTGTTATGGCAGTCACCCTGCCGATTCTGGTTTTGATTTACCGGCGGCAGCTGGTTATCGATGAGGAGACCAGGCAACGGCTGTTACAACTGGATCCGGCGCGAGAACTGAAAAAGGGACCATTGCTTTATCAATCTTTGGGAGTACTGGCCTTGACCATTCTGGGCTTTTTCCTGCACCAGGTTTTTCATATTGAATCAGCCACCATTGCCATGGGGGGAGCGGTACTCTTGCTGTTGCTCTCCCGGATTGATCTGGAGGAAGCTTTTCATACAGTGGAATGGGGAACCATTTTCTTCTTTGTAGGCCTGTTCGCCCTGGTAGGGGGTCTGGTGGAAACGGGAGTAATCAGCCGGCTGGCCCAGTGGACTTTGACTGTCACCAGCGGGGATACGGAGCTGGCGGCAGGATTGATTCTCTGGGTGGCGGCCATAGCTTCGGCATTTGTGGATAATATTCCCTTTGTAGCTACTATGATTCCCTTGATCAAGGAGGTAGGCCTGACCGGCGGGATTGCCAATCTGGAGCCCCTCTGGTGGTCTCTGGCTCTGGGAGCCTGCCTGGGCGGCAATGGAACACTGGTAGGTGCTTCAGCCAACGTGATTGTAGCGGGAATGGCTGAGAGTCAGGGTAAACCCATCGGCTTCCTGCGCTTTATGCTGGTAGCCTTCCCCTTGATGTTGCTCTCGATTGTTATAAGCCATATCTATATAACCTGGCGCTACTTCTAA
- a CDS encoding ABC transporter substrate-binding protein, whose product MSIFRWVLVMLISLLLAGCSLSKEAKPPITEKKLTPVRLTEAVRSVYYAPQYVAFSQGFFQAEHLEVQLQTAWGGDKSLASLIKQETDFILAGPDLVLQARRQHPPLRELPLVFAQLTRRDGSFLIGRQPEPDFTWNNLKGKMVITSRRGSMPEMALNWLLQQQGLKPYRDVTLVQNIPAEWVAGAFISGSGHYLQAFEPLAFTLEKQGQGKVLASLGQAEPELPFAVYLSLPSTLELKKTSTLAFLRALARAQRWVAEHTPTDTAAAIKPFFPEYSQAELEQMLTRYYQAGVWAESPLPAATAFNNLQEMMVSTGQLAAPLPEKELVNPEPARSALSH is encoded by the coding sequence ATGAGCATCTTCAGATGGGTACTGGTTATGCTTATTTCCTTGCTCCTGGCAGGTTGCAGTCTCAGCAAAGAAGCCAAACCCCCTATCACTGAAAAAAAATTAACCCCGGTCCGTTTGACCGAAGCTGTGCGCAGTGTCTATTATGCTCCCCAGTATGTAGCCTTCAGCCAGGGCTTTTTTCAGGCCGAACACCTGGAAGTTCAGCTTCAAACTGCCTGGGGCGGGGATAAATCTCTAGCTTCCCTGATCAAGCAGGAAACTGATTTTATCCTGGCCGGGCCTGACCTGGTCCTTCAGGCTCGCCGCCAGCACCCTCCCCTTCGGGAATTGCCCCTGGTTTTCGCCCAGTTAACCCGCCGGGATGGTTCCTTTTTAATTGGCCGCCAGCCTGAACCTGATTTCACCTGGAACAATCTCAAAGGCAAAATGGTTATCACCAGCCGCCGGGGAAGCATGCCGGAAATGGCTCTGAACTGGCTATTGCAGCAACAGGGCCTCAAACCTTACCGGGATGTAACATTAGTCCAGAATATCCCGGCAGAATGGGTAGCCGGAGCCTTCATCAGCGGCAGTGGCCATTATCTACAGGCTTTTGAGCCCCTGGCCTTTACTCTGGAAAAACAGGGACAGGGAAAGGTACTGGCCTCTCTGGGCCAGGCTGAGCCAGAATTGCCTTTTGCGGTTTACCTGAGCTTGCCCTCCACTCTGGAATTAAAAAAGACCTCCACCCTGGCCTTCCTGCGGGCCCTGGCCCGGGCCCAGCGCTGGGTGGCAGAACATACCCCGACCGATACGGCCGCTGCCATCAAGCCCTTCTTCCCCGAATACAGCCAGGCAGAACTGGAGCAAATGCTTACCCGCTATTATCAGGCCGGAGTCTGGGCCGAAAGTCCTCTCCCTGCCGCGACTGCTTTTAATAATCTCCAGGAAATGATGGTCAGTACCGGCCAGCTGGCTGCTCCTCTGCCAGAAAAGGAGTTGGTCAATCCAGAGCCGGCCCGCTCAGCCCTGTCCCATTAA